ATCTACCTGTTTTATAAATTCATCATCAGTGAGGTTTGACGAAATATCATCTTTAGTATCAAAGTTGAATGATGCGAAATTTTGAACATTAATGAGTTTATCCACAGCATCTATATTGCTTTCTATACCGTCTGGACAATGCGCAAATATGTAGGCTTCATTTTTAAAATGATTTATCGCTATGATGTTTTGATACACTGCATAGTATAGGTCTGGTATTTCAATAGAGTCATCTTTTTTAGAAATAACGATATCTTCAAAGTACTTAACTGCGTCATAAGCAGTATAGCCAAAAATACCATTATTTATAAACTTGAAATTTTCTTCAGAATTGGAACTGAAACGTTTTGTAAACTGTTGAATTTCTTCTACAACATTTATTGATTCTGTAATGGCCATTTCAGTAAAGCTTCCGTCAGGAAAATTCTGAAATATAGCTTCATTTTCAACTTTTATTGAGGCTATTGGGTTAAAACAGATATAAGAAAAATTCTTGTGGTTTCTATGATAATCGCCACTTTCTAGTAGAATACTGTTAGGGAATTTATCGCGTACCTTGTAATAGACTGAAACTGGTGTAATCGTATCAGTTAGAATCTTTTTGTAATGGGTATGTAAATTAAATATTTTCATAAGTTTAAAAGAAAAAAGGCTTGTCGTGAATGACAAGCCTTTTAGTATTTCAATTAACACAATGGACTATTTCACGAACGTTTCGTTAGTAAAATACCACCACCATGTTTGTTGTTTTCTCATTTGATGTCAAATATAGAAATGATATATATGAATTCAAACTAATTTTTAGATTTTTAACAATCTAGAAAGATAATATTACTGATAATTCAAAATCATCATAAATAGCTTTGTCTTTCAAATCATTAAAGAAGCTAGGAGAACCATATCTTACATCAAATTTAGATCTGTCTACAATTACTTTTGCAGTTGCAGAGTTAACATCTACTACCATTGTAAAGTTTATAGGTTTAGTAATGTTCTTTATTGTTAAATCTCCAGAAACTTCATGGTTTTTAACATCTATCTTATTCACCTTAGTAATGGTGAAATTTGCTTTGCCATGTTTTTCAACACCAAAGAAATCATCAGACTTAAGATGTCCCTCTAAGTTAGTTTTTCCTTTTCCTTCCAAATCTGTAACAGTAATGGTAGTCATATCAATAACAAAGTTCCCACCAGTAAGTGTTTTTCCATCAAACTGAAGTGAACCACTTTCTAATTTTATAGTTCCTTCATGTTGTCCAGTTACTTTTTTACCTACCCATTTTACGGTACTTTGCTCAGTGTTAACTTTTTTATCAATCATTGTGGTGAATGAGAAAAATGATAGTGCTAAAATTGCTACTGTTAGTGTTTTTAAATTTTTCATTTTCGTTTAATTTTAATTATTGAGTTTTAATAAAAGGTTATTTAATTGTTTTAATTCTTTTGGATTTAGAGGTGACGTAATTTTACTTTCTGTACCATCTATCTTTGGGTCTAGTTCTTTTAAGATTTCTAGACCAGTTTTAGTAATTGAGATTTCTACTTTTCGTCTATTTTTTTTACAAGTAATACGCTTTACAAAATCTTTTTTAAGAAGCTTATCTACAAGTCTTGTAGTGTTACTCATTTTATTAATCATTCGTTCTTGAATGTCTTGTAGATTAATTGGGTTTCCCTTTTGACCTCTTAAAATTCGTAATACGTTATACTGCTCTATTGATAAATCATAAGGCTTTAATTGCAAAAGCAAAGCGTCCTTAATAATACTGTTAATATGAAATACACTAATAACCGTGGTCTTGGCATCCGATATTTTTGCAGTTGATTTTAATATATTTTCTAACTCTTTCATATACAACAATTGTATATACAAATGTATAACTATTTGTTGTTATTAAATTTAATTTTTTGTTAAAACTTAAATGGGCTTAAATTCCATGTGTAACTTTATGACATGAAAAAGCTTTTATGCATACTATTTGTCTTTGTAATAGCCTGTGATAGTCCAAAGGAATTAGAGGTATACGACCATGATGGATTAGAACCTTTGATTAATGTAACTGATGACAAAATTCATGTTGTTAATTTTTGGGCAACTTGGTGTGCACCTTGTGTAAAAGAATTACCTTACTTTGAAAAGCTTAACGAAGAGTATAAGGATAAGGATGTTGAATTACTATTGGTTAGTCTAGATTTTCCAAGACAATACGAAACGAAGTTAAAACCATTTTTAAAAGAAAAACAACTAAAGTCTAGAGTGGTTTGTTTAGACGATGTGAACCAAAACAGATGGATACCAGCCATCGATACAACATGGTCTGGTGCTTTGCCAGCAACAATCATATATAAAGGTAACAAGCGACAATTTTATGAAAAGTCTTTTACCTATGAAGAATTAGAAAAAGAAGTACAACAATTATTAAAATAGATTTATTATGAATTTTTCAAATCACGAACTCAAAAAAGCTAATAAAAATAGCGTGAGTAATACACTAAGAATATTAGCAGTATTAGTCTGCTTTGTTAGCTTAACAGCATTCACAATCAAAACAGATGATGGTGGTTATAAAGTTGGAGATATTGCAACAGACTTTTCTTTAAAAAATATAGATGGTAATATGGTATCGCTTTCAGATTACAATAACGCAAAAGGGTTTGTAGTCATTTTTACTTGTAATACATGTCCATATGCTGTTGCCTATGAAGATAGAATCGTTGATTTAGATAAAAAATATGCTTCAAAAGGGTATCCAGTAATTGCTATAATGCCAAATGATACTGATGTTAAACCTGGTGATAACATGCAAGCTATGAAAGCTAGAGCTAAAGCAAAAGATTTTACCTTTCCTTACTTGATGGATGAAGGACAGAAAATATATCCACAATATGGTGCTACAAAAACACCTCATGTGTATATCCTAGAAAAAACTACTGATGGTAATATTGTAAAATACATTGGAGCTATTGATGATAATTATCAAGATGCTGCTGCAGTTAAAACAAAATATGCCGAGAATGCAATTGATGCACTTTTAGCAGGTAAAGAAGTAGAGCAAAAAACAACTAGAGCCATAGGTTGTTCTATCAAAACAAAATAGTTAATTTACCTTTTGTAAGGGAATAAATGTTAAAATTGGAATCCGGAGTGTAACACTTCGGATTTTTTTACGTCTATATCATAAAGAAATGTTAATTTTGTTTAAACAAATTATAGTAAATGGCTGATTTGCAACAGAAAGATTGGACAAAACTACTGTCAGAAGACAATAATTCGGTGGTTTTGGATGTTAGAACATTAGATGAAGTTGAAGAATTAGGAATAATTCCTAATGCGTTGCATATTGATATATTTAAAGGTCAGGGTTTTATTGATGAGATTCAAAAGTTGGATATATCAAAAAAATACTTTGTTTACTGTAAAGCTGGTGGCAGAAGTGCGCAAGCATGTGCAATTATGAATCAGTTAGGTTTCGACAATACGTATAACCTTCTTGGCGGTTTTACCGAATGGGAAGGCGAAGTCAATCAAATATAAAATCAATCAAATCATGAAAAAATTAATATCCATCACACTATTATGCCTTTTAATGCTTATTAGTATAGGCTGTGTGGACAAAAAAGCAGACTCTAGCGATGTCAAATTAGTAACGGCAGACGAGATGAAACAAATAATTGAACTAGAAGATGTCCAAGTAGTTGATGTCAGAACAGCCTCAGAATTTGAAGCCGTACGCATCAAATCTGCACAAAATATTGACTTTAACTCACCAACGTTTGAAGAAGATATAAAAAAGCTTGACAAATCTAAGCCAGTCGTATTGTATTGTAAAGGTGGAGCCAGAAGTGCTAAATGTGCAAAAAAACTAAAGGATGAAGGTTTCGAAAAAATCTATGACTTAGAAGGTGGCTTGTCCAAATGGGAACATTCAAAAATTCTCAACATCGAGAAAAAATCATAAAGTATTTAAAACCGAACTATAAACGTTCGGTTTTTTTGTGCACTCAAGTCTTAAGGTTTTTATAAATTAGACGACTTTTAAGTAGTAAAATCAACACAACTTTTACATTTGTGTTATAACCTTATTATATGGCAATTTTAAAGCGTTTCTTTTTTGCATTACTTACCATAGTAGTAACAACAATTACTTTTGGACAAAATTATAACCCAGCGAGTTGGGAGCATACAGTTGAAAAAATTTCTGAGACCGATTACAAGGTTATTCTTACAGTGACTTTAGAAGAAGGTTATAGTATTTATTCGCAGTATGCAATTGAAGAAGATGGGTTTGCGCCTCAAACTTATTTTGAGTTTAAAAACCAAAAAGGGAATTATACTTTAGTTGGTAATACTACCGAGCCGGACACTAAGCCCAAATTTGATAAGTTGTTTGGCGAAAATGTTAAGAAGTTTAATGACCAAGCCATCTTTACACAACAAATATCTTTAATTAACCCATATTTTAATAAAGTTGTAATTAGCGCAGAGTATCAGACCTGTAATGATGAGAGATGCATTTTAGGAGATGACACTTTTAAATTTAATTTAGACGGAACTCCAGTTGAGGAAGATCTTATTGATATTGACGAACGTAGTCAAAAACTCTCTGAAGAATTAAAGTTAAACGTCACTGGTTGGGACAAATACAAAAAACAAGATATTGAAGAAAAAAGTAACCTTTCCATATTTATTTTAGGGTTTTTAGGTGGTCTTATTGCCTTACTGACACCTTGTGTGTTTCCTATGATTCCTTTGACAGTTTCGTTTTTTACAAAGAGTTCTGGCGATTCTAAGAAAGGATTGTTCAATTCTGTTTTGTATGGATTCTTTATTTTTTTAATATACTTTTTATTGAGTTTACCGTTCCATGTTTTAGATTCTTTAGACTCTGGCATATTGAATAATATTTCAACAAACTCAACACTAAATGTCATATTCTTCGCTATATTTTTAGTGTTTGCATTTTCGTTTTTCGGTTATTTTGAATTGACATTACCACAATCGTGGAGTGCGAAAATGGATGATAAAGCCAATAAGATAGGTGGAGTTATTGGTGTCTTTTTTATGGCGTTAACATTAGCAATTGTGTCATTTTCCTGTACTGGACCAATTCTAGGTGGTTTATTAGGAAGTAGCTTAGCGTCTGATGCTAGTGCCACACAACTCACAATGGGAATGAGCGGTTTTGGTTTGGCATTGGCTTTGCCTTTTACATTGTTTGCCATGTTTCCAAAATGGTTAAATTCATTACCAAAATCTGGTGGTTGGTTAAATACAGTAAAAGTGGTTTTAGGGTTTATAGAGTTGGCCTTAGCACTTAAATTCTTGTCTAATGCAGATTTAGTAGAGCATTGGGGATTATTAAAACGTGAAATTTTTATTGGTCTTTGGATTATTATCGGTATTGGCTTGATATTATACTTGTTCGGTAAAATTAAATTCCCACATGATGGACCACTACAAAAAATTGGAAAAGGTAGAATGACCACTGGTATTTTAGTTGTGGCATTCGTCATCTATTTAATTCCGGGATTGACCAATACAAAATATGCCAATTTGAAGTTATTAAGTGGTTTTCCACCACCAATGTTTTATAGTATTTATGAGAAAGCTTCTGAGTGTCCATTAGATTTAAATTGTAGTAAAGATTGGGAAGAAGGCTTGGCCAAGGCAAAAGCAGAAAACAAACCTATCTTATTAGATTTTACAGGTTGGGCATGTGTTAATTGCCGTAAGATGGAAGAGCAGGTGTGGAGCACATCAGAAGTTTACGATATTTTAAGCGAAAAATACGTAGTTATCTCATTGTATGTAGATGACAAAAAGGAGTTGCCAAAAGACGAGCAGTTCGATTATTTAAGAATAAACGGAACTGTAAAAAACATAGAAACGATTGGTGATAAATGGGGGACGTTACAGACCATAAACTTCCAAAATAATTCGCAGCCCTATTATGTGCTTTTAAATCATGACTTAGAATTACTAAATACGACAAATGCGTATGAACCCAATTCGGATGCTTATTATGAGTGGCTTAAAATTGGGTTAGATAATTTTGAAAAGAAGAAGTCTGTGTCTAATTTTAGATTTGGAAACTAAACTTCAAAATAAACGCTCTCAAAAGGTACTCTAAACCGAGGGCCATAAATACCTTTTTCATCGCGTATACCGCAACTTATAACCATATTTATTTCTGCACCACGAGGTAAGTCTAAGATTTGCTTTACTCGCAGTGTGTCACTGCCTTCCATAGGACAAGTATCATAACCAATTGCAGCCATGCTTGTCATAAAATTTTGTGCGGCTAACCCAGCACTTTTATGAGCCACAATACGCATATCACTTAAGCGTGTTTGCCTATAAATAGGTTTAAATAATCCAATAACTTGGAACACAACAAACTTTATATACCCTAAGATTCCTAGAAAGTCTGTATAGATGGTTGGTATAAGTTTACCGTAATAATTGGTTGCCATCTTTTTACGTTTCAAATCACGTTCAGATAAATCGTCCCTGTCATAAACTTTATTCAAAAAATCTATGTTTGCCTTAGCGCGTTTGCGCCATAAATCTTTACGTGCTACTACAACAACTAATTGTTTAGCGGTTTTTGCTGCACTTTGGTTAAAGCATGCTTGGGCTAAAGCTTCAAGTTTAGTTTTATTAGTTACATGATAAAATTCCCAAAGTTGTAAATTACTACTAGTTGGCGCTAATGACGCGTTAACTAAACATTGTCTTACTTTTTCGGTATCTATGTCATCTTCTTTATAAACACGTGTTGAACGTCTATAACCAATTGCTTCTGATACTGTTTTTTCCATATATGAGTTTTATGAGAATAGGAATTGGTACATTTTGTCACCTATCCAATATCCAAATCCTAAAATTATTGGGTATGCGAGAAATAGCCATACATAATCTATTATTCTTATTACAATTTCTTTTTCACCGGATGCTGTCAAAAATTCAATAAATCCGTACCAAGTCATTATGTTAAGCTTATAGGCAATAAAATTTGCGACTATAGCCGTTAACAATATAAAAATACCAATAAAATAAATTCGCATCATAACCTGTTTTTAAGAACTACAAGATAACATAGAACAACCCACTTTATGTCTTGCCCATTCTGGACGTTTTGCAAACCATTTTATGTTTTTTGGCTGCTCTGCATACGGATTTTTTAAGAGTTGAAATAACGCATCGATTAAATCGTAGTTTCCATTGTTGGCGTCGTCAATGGCGAGTTGGGCCATATAATTTCTAAGTACATATTTTGGGTTTATCAAATCCATTTTAGTTTTTCGTTCTAAATCTGAAAATTTTTCTTTTTCTAATCTAAAACTGTAGCGATCAAACCAATCACCCCATTGTTGCGCAATGGTATCAGCAACGTCATGTGACTTATAAAAGGCATCATTTACAACTTCTAAACCTTTTATACTATTATCTTTATTGAAGTTACTTAACAATCTAAAAAAGATAGTCATATCTGTTTCCGTCAGCTGAAGAATATCTTCTAAAGCTTGAATAAATTGTTGGTCCTTGGCATCATCCTCAAATAAACCTAGTTTAGATTTCATCATTGCCAGCGACTTGGTTTCAAATCCATTTTTGTAATTCTCTAATATTTTTTCCAGAGGTTCTGCGTCCTCAATTAAAGGATATAATGCGTTAGCAAGTTGGTATAAGTTCCATAATCCAATATTGGGTTGATTGGCAAAACGATAGCGTTTGTTTTGAGCATCAGTCGTGTTAGGTGTCCAACCAAAGTCAAATCCTTCTAACCAACCGTATGGGCCGTAATCTATCGTTAATCCTAAGATACTCATGTTGTCAGTATTCATAACTCCATGAACAAAACCAACGCGTTGCCAATGGATTATCATATCTAAAGTCCGCTGCATGACTTGATCAAAAAACAAAATATAGGTATCTTTTGAAGGTTTACCTAAATGCGAAAAATGATGTTTGATTGTATAATGAACAAGAGATTTTAGATTTTTATGGTCTCCACGAGCAGAAAAGATTTCAAAATTTCCAAAACGAAGAAATGATGGTGAAACTCTAGATACAATAGCACCTTTCTCGTATGCCTGATTACCATCATAAAGCATATCTCGCATCACTTGATCACCAGATAATGCTAATGATAACGCTCTTGTTGTTGGCACACCTAAATGGTGCATGGCTTCACTACATAAATATTCTCTGATAGAAGATCGTAATACCGCCAAACCATCTCCACTACGAGAATATGGTGTTTCTCCAGCACCTTTTAACTGAATCGTCCATTGCTTGTTATTATGGTTAACATCAAAAAGATTTATAGCTCGCCCATCACCTAATTGTCCAGCCCAACGTCCAAACTGATGACCACCATAGCACATGGCATAAGGATTTGTCTTTTCTAAAACCTTGTTACCTGTAACAATATTTATAAAATCTTTCGATTTTAAATCTTCATTTGTAAAACCTAAATCTTTAGAAAAATCTGTGGCAACATGTATCAACTTTGGATTAGTAGTTTTCTTGGGTGTGACATAACTAAAACATGCCTCATTTACTTGGCGTCTTGTGTTTGTTTTAATTGAGTCACCAGGCAGTTCTTCAGTAAAATTGCTTTTAATTTTTAGATTCATAATAATTTACTAAGCCACTTGTTCAAATCTTTCTCGGATGGATTTCTTAGTTTTTTTTCTCCAATAGTTATTGATGGAAAATTAAGTTTTCGATTAGTGTACAAGTTACGTAATTCTTCGGCATGAGTTTCATTTTCTTCGACATCGTAAAAAGAAAAATTAAGTTTACGACTTTCAAAAAAAGATTTGTAGTATTGGGTTTTATGGCACCTTTCGGTGCCATAAATTTTAATTTTAGTTTCCATTAAATGATTTGGATTGCTATTTAAGTTTATCCGAATGTAATTTACGGAGTTTTGCCAATTTTGGGTCAATCACAAAACCACAATATCCATATTCTGGATTGTTTTTATAAAAGTCTTGATGTTCTTTTTCTGCTTCGTAAAACGTAACTGCTTCAGATAACTCTGTTACAATAGGGTTTTCGTAATACTTAGACAATTCATCAATTACTGTCTCTGCGATTTCTTTTTGCTTGTAATTATGATAAAAAATTACAGAACGATATTGTGTTCCTCTGTCTGCTCCTTGACGATTTAATGTCGTAGGGTCATGAGTTGTCATAAAAATGACAAGGATATCTTCGTAACTAATCACATTAGCGTCAAAAGTGACTTGCACAACTTCGGCGTCACCAGTTAATCCAGAACAGACTTCTCTGTATGTTGGTCTACCCGGAGCTTTACCGCCACTATAACCGGATACTACGTTTTCTACACCTTTTATTTCTTGAAATACTGCTTCTGTACACCAAAAGCAACCGCCGCCAATAGTAGCGATTTGTAAATTTTTAGTTGTCATTAGGCAGTCTCCTTATTTAAGGTCATAGATTCTGAATTAATACAATAGCGTAATCCACTTGGTTCTGGACCATCAGGAAATATGTGTCCTAAATGTCCATCACAGGTATTACACATAACCTCTACGCGCACCATACCAAAAGATGAATCTTTTTCGTACTTAATAGCATTCTCTTTGATAGGCTGCGTAAAACTTGGCCAACCAGAACTTGAATTAAATTTTATTGTAGAATCAAATAAGGGTGTGTCACAACACACACAATTGTATTGCCCTTCGTCATAAATGCTACAAAGAGCTCCACTATGTGGGCGTTCTGTTCCTTTTTGTCTAGTAATTCTGAATTGTTCTGGAGTTAATTGCGCCATCCATTCGGCTTCAGATTTTTCAACACGCTTGTCTGGCGTTGGATTTCCGTTTACGGAAAAGTTAATTACATCTTTCCAAGTTAGCATACCTTTGGTTCCTTTCTTTCTGTGAGTTAATGTTTTATTAATTAGGTCAGAAACAACCTTACTATTGTAATCAATAAGATTAATTTTAGTCGAAGTTTTTCGGTTTCTTTTCTAGTTAATAAATATGCTTTATTTAGATGTAAAATTAGTCGAAATAACAGCTAATACCTTACGAAAGGAATTGTAAAATAAAAACTCACTATAGATCATCTCTATAGTGAGTTTTTTGTGGAGTCGGAGAGAATCGAACTCTCGTCCAAACAAGTAACCAAAGAGCTTTCTACACGTTTAGTTTTTTCTTAGTTTTCGATTGTAAGCCGATTAAAAACATTCTACTTACAACTTATCTTCTAAATCTCGAAAAGGCATTAAAGCACTACCTAATCTTAGTTAATATTTACGATGCCTCTAAATAGAACGCCATTAACCAAGGCTTTCCGGAGACATAAAGCTTGCCCACCTAGTGAGCCGAGGCTTAATCTTACTATAATTCAGATTATGCAGCTAAAGCGTAGTTATTCTCGCCGTTTAAAATTTGGTCTAGCCTTTTACGTGTTTCAATGCCATTACACGACGTGCTTACCATTTAATTAATCTCGCTGTCAAAACCAGTCGACCCCATAAATGATAAAAGGATGGCGAAGTTACAAAAAAAGTTGTGCAACCTCTTAAATCCAAGTATTTTTGAACAAAAATTATTCCAGACTAATTTATAGTCGTTTTGTCAGTAATTTAAACCTATAAGTATGAAATTCGCCATTATAAAAGAACGCAAAAATCCGCCAGATAGACGAGTGGTATTTTCACCTGAAAAATTGGCCGAAGCAAGAACACAATTTCCTAGTGCAGAATTTGTAGTAGAATCCTCAGATATCCGCATTTTCCCTGATGAAGCGTATAGAGCTTTAGGTTTTAAGGTTACTGACGATGTTTCGGATGCTGATGTTATGATTGGTGTTAAGGAAGTTCCTGTTGAAAATTTAATTCCGAATAAAAAATACTTTTACTTTTCTCATACCATAAAGAAACAACCTTACAATAGGAAGTTACTTAAAGCAATGCTAGACAGACATATTGAAATGTATGATCATGAGACTATTGTCAAAGAAAATAATGCTAGACTTATAGGCTTTGGCCGCTATGCGGGATTAGTAGGTGCCTATAATGGATTTAGAGCTTTGGGACTCAGAGACGGTTTGTTTAGCCTCCCAAAAGTAGAAACACTTGCTGACCTGAATGCAGTAAAGGCACAACTTGATAAAATCTCAGTACCTAATATAAAAATACTCTTAACAGGTACAGGCAAAGTGGCGTATGGTGCAAAAGAAATTTTGGATCATCTTAGCGTAAAACAAGTTAGTGACGCATTGTATTTGACGTCACAGTTTACTGAACCTGTTTATTGTATGGCAGATGTTATGGAATATGCCAAGCGTAAAGATGGTAAGGTAGGAGAGAAGTACGCTTTTTACAAGGATCCAAGTGAATATGAGAGTAATTTTATGGCTTACGCTAAAGAAACCGAATATTTTATTGCTGGGCATTTTTATGGGAATAATGCACCGTATTTGTTTACTAGAGATGACGCAAAACACCCAGAGTTTAGAATTAATTTGGTAGCAGATATCTCTTGTGATATCGATGGTCCAGTGGCAAGTACAATTAGACCATCTACTATTGCAGAGCCTTTTTATGGTTATAATCCAGAAACCGAGGCCGAAACTACTTTTAATAATAGCAATGCAATAACTGTAATGGCAGTAGATAATTTACCTTGTGAATTACCAAAGGACGCTAGCGAAGGTTTTGGTGAAGCATTTTTAGAGCATGTGATTCCTGCATTTTTTGATGAGGACCAGAATCGTGTATTAGAACGTGCGTTGATAACAACAAGCAAAGGAGAACTTACCAAACGTTTTTCTTATTTACAGGATTATGTAGAAGGTAGGGAATAGATTTTCTTAAACATTGAGTAAACTATAAATAAAAATCCTCCGAATCCAAAAGTAAATAACCAAACTTCGGAATGTTCAAAAGGATGAAAAAGCATTTTCATTACATCTAATATTAACTTATTAGGATTGCTAAGTATTTCCCAAGAATTGTATCTAAGAAATCGCCCTAGATATACACCAAATCCGCATAAGAATATTACTGTCGTCATAATTATACTTCCATAAGACTTATTGAGGTACTGTTTTAATAAAGTCGTCATTTCGTTTAGGGATAAAAAGAAAAGTAACATTCCAGTAATAGCAAAGGACGAAATTACCAATATATCTAACCAGAGCATATGAGTTGTGCTCACTTTAAGGTGCAATAAGTCTGTAATGATATAAGGTGCATTTGGTAAAAAGAGTAGCCAAATACAAAAACCAAAACTTAGTTTTATTTTAGTCAGTTTTATCCGGCTTAAATACATTGTTATGGCATAAGGAATAATAGCTAAAAAAACATTCCAAACTAGAAATAAGTAAAAGAATGATTTATTCAGTTTTATTCTAATCATAAGTAGAACAAAACTCATTACCAATGCGGAGAAGAGCATGTATAAGTTTTCAAATTTGTGAATTATAAGTGTTTTTAATGTTTTCATATGTCACTGTTTATAGGTTTATTATAATTTGTTTCGATATGCAGAATTGTTAAGACTCCTGATGTGTATGCTATTATATCAGTAAA
This DNA window, taken from Winogradskyella sp. PC-19, encodes the following:
- the msrB gene encoding peptide-methionine (R)-S-oxide reductase MsrB — protein: MLTWKDVINFSVNGNPTPDKRVEKSEAEWMAQLTPEQFRITRQKGTERPHSGALCSIYDEGQYNCVCCDTPLFDSTIKFNSSSGWPSFTQPIKENAIKYEKDSSFGMVRVEVMCNTCDGHLGHIFPDGPEPSGLRYCINSESMTLNKETA
- a CDS encoding NAD(P)-dependent oxidoreductase — its product is MKFAIIKERKNPPDRRVVFSPEKLAEARTQFPSAEFVVESSDIRIFPDEAYRALGFKVTDDVSDADVMIGVKEVPVENLIPNKKYFYFSHTIKKQPYNRKLLKAMLDRHIEMYDHETIVKENNARLIGFGRYAGLVGAYNGFRALGLRDGLFSLPKVETLADLNAVKAQLDKISVPNIKILLTGTGKVAYGAKEILDHLSVKQVSDALYLTSQFTEPVYCMADVMEYAKRKDGKVGEKYAFYKDPSEYESNFMAYAKETEYFIAGHFYGNNAPYLFTRDDAKHPEFRINLVADISCDIDGPVASTIRPSTIAEPFYGYNPETEAETTFNNSNAITVMAVDNLPCELPKDASEGFGEAFLEHVIPAFFDEDQNRVLERALITTSKGELTKRFSYLQDYVEGRE
- a CDS encoding DUF1361 domain-containing protein codes for the protein MKTLKTLIIHKFENLYMLFSALVMSFVLLMIRIKLNKSFFYLFLVWNVFLAIIPYAITMYLSRIKLTKIKLSFGFCIWLLFLPNAPYIITDLLHLKVSTTHMLWLDILVISSFAITGMLLFFLSLNEMTTLLKQYLNKSYGSIIMTTVIFLCGFGVYLGRFLRYNSWEILSNPNKLILDVMKMLFHPFEHSEVWLFTFGFGGFLFIVYSMFKKIYSLPST